One Vibrio neonatus genomic window carries:
- a CDS encoding DUF494 family protein — translation MMDILMYLFETYIHSESDLNVDQDELEQELLRAGFHQNEIYKALNWLEDLAALQSDDSSQNIATSSATSIRIYSEKEQQRIDTRCRGFILFLEQIEVLNPELREMVIDRVMGLETRDLQLDDLKWIILMVLFNVPGNESAYNTMEELLYSTDHGILH, via the coding sequence ATGATGGATATTCTTATGTATCTATTTGAGACGTATATTCATAGCGAGAGCGATTTGAACGTCGACCAAGATGAGCTTGAGCAAGAACTCCTTCGCGCAGGTTTCCATCAAAATGAGATCTATAAAGCGTTAAACTGGCTTGAAGACCTTGCAGCTTTGCAAAGTGACGATTCAAGTCAAAATATAGCGACTAGCTCAGCGACTTCAATCCGAATTTATTCTGAGAAAGAGCAACAAAGAATAGACACTCGTTGCCGAGGATTCATTTTGTTCTTAGAACAAATTGAAGTGCTAAACCCAGAGCTTCGTGAAATGGTGATTGATCGCGTCATGGGGCTTGAAACTCGAGACTTACAGCTAGATGACCTGAAATGGATCATCTTAATGGTGCTGTTTAATGTTCCGGGCAATGAAAGTGCCTACAACACAATGGAAGAGTTACTTTACTCGACCGATCACGGCATTTTGCACTAA
- the dprA gene encoding DNA-processing protein DprA codes for MTEQQIIAWLTLSMTPRLSGVKLQKIIEFTSPLELINLSKKELFDLKFTDLQVRHLTDKANANVERCLNWLSKDGNHLLICEDDSAYPQLLKEIPCYPPLLFVQGEVSALSSNQIGVVGSRNSSQDGLYITRQFSAELTQLGVTITSGLALGVDGHAHQACLDHKGTTVAVLGSGFDYLYPKQHQRLAERIKASGALVSEFPPFYPLRAYNFPRRNRIISGLSVGVLVVEAAAKSGSLITARFALEQGRDVYAVPGSVLNPNAMGCNNLIRDGAVLVRSAQDIIQEMNGLIDWSQTEQQGLGFHAQLPAKNSERCASESDLNQGLLNLLGDKPTAVDFLAQSTHLPINQVMMQLLELELKGLVASVGGGYIRLRGS; via the coding sequence ATGACAGAACAACAGATAATAGCTTGGTTAACCTTGTCGATGACGCCTCGTTTAAGTGGGGTTAAGCTGCAAAAAATCATTGAGTTTACCTCTCCGTTAGAGCTCATCAATTTATCTAAAAAAGAGTTATTCGACTTAAAATTTACCGATTTACAAGTTCGCCATTTAACAGACAAAGCCAACGCCAATGTTGAACGTTGCTTAAACTGGCTGAGCAAAGACGGTAACCACTTGCTGATCTGTGAAGATGACAGCGCTTATCCTCAGTTATTAAAAGAGATCCCATGTTATCCGCCATTGTTGTTTGTGCAGGGTGAGGTATCGGCTTTAAGTTCCAATCAGATTGGCGTTGTAGGCAGTCGCAATAGTAGCCAAGACGGTTTGTACATTACGCGTCAGTTTTCTGCGGAGTTAACGCAACTTGGGGTGACGATAACCAGTGGGCTTGCTTTAGGTGTCGATGGGCATGCTCATCAAGCGTGTCTTGATCATAAGGGGACGACAGTTGCGGTGTTAGGTAGTGGTTTTGACTACCTCTACCCAAAACAGCATCAGCGTTTAGCTGAACGCATTAAAGCGAGTGGCGCATTGGTGTCTGAGTTTCCTCCTTTTTATCCCCTTAGAGCGTATAACTTCCCTAGACGAAACCGAATTATTAGTGGTTTATCGGTAGGAGTGTTGGTCGTTGAAGCGGCGGCGAAAAGTGGTTCTCTGATTACGGCTCGATTTGCTTTAGAGCAAGGCAGGGATGTGTATGCCGTCCCAGGCTCTGTGCTCAATCCTAATGCGATGGGCTGTAATAACCTGATTCGAGATGGAGCGGTGCTAGTACGCAGTGCACAAGATATTATCCAAGAGATGAATGGCTTGATTGATTGGTCTCAGACCGAGCAACAAGGTTTGGGTTTTCATGCTCAATTGCCAGCAAAAAACAGCGAAAGATGCGCGTCAGAATCAGATTTAAATCAAGGTTTACTTAATCTATTGGGAGATAAGCCAACAGCGGTTGATTTTTTGGCACAAAGCACCCATTTACCCATTAATCAGGTTATGATGCAGTTATTAGAACTGGAGCTCAAAGGACTCGTGGCTTCAGTAGGTGGTGGTTATATTAGATTAAGGGGGAGCTGA
- the def gene encoding peptide deformylase: protein MSLLQVLTFPDDRLRTVAKPVEDFTPELQKHIDDMIETMYEEEGIGLASTQVNVHKRIVVIDLSENRDEPLVLINPEITEKRGEDGIEEGCLSVPGARALVPRAAEVSVKAQDRNGDEFTFEADDLLAICVQHELDHLAGKLFVDYLSPLKRKRIKDKLEKIKRFNERN, encoded by the coding sequence ATGTCTTTATTACAAGTATTAACCTTTCCTGATGATCGCCTTCGTACGGTTGCAAAACCAGTCGAAGATTTTACGCCTGAACTCCAAAAACACATCGACGACATGATTGAAACCATGTACGAAGAAGAAGGTATTGGCTTAGCTTCTACCCAAGTTAATGTTCATAAACGTATCGTGGTAATCGATCTTTCTGAGAATCGCGATGAGCCTTTGGTATTGATCAACCCAGAAATCACCGAGAAGCGCGGTGAAGACGGTATTGAAGAAGGCTGTCTATCTGTGCCCGGTGCGCGTGCTCTTGTACCTAGAGCCGCGGAAGTATCGGTAAAAGCACAAGACCGTAACGGCGACGAATTTACCTTTGAAGCAGACGATTTACTTGCCATCTGTGTACAACATGAGTTGGACCACTTAGCCGGTAAACTCTTTGTTGATTACCTTTCTCCACTGAAACGTAAACGCATCAAAGACAAGCTAGAAAAAATTAAGCGCTTCAACGAAAGAAACTAA